A region from the Triticum urartu cultivar G1812 chromosome 1, Tu2.1, whole genome shotgun sequence genome encodes:
- the LOC125538124 gene encoding non-specific lipid-transfer protein 2-like: MKYLGQVVVALLAFSAVVLMVAPAGAEAATCNALQLTPCAGAIIGSAAPTASCCSKMKEQQPCMCQYARDPNLKQYVDSPNGKKVMAACKVPVPSC; this comes from the coding sequence ATGAAGTACTTGGGGCAGGTGGTGGTGGCGCTCCTGGCCTTCTCGGCGGTGGTGCTGATGGTGGCGCCGGCGGGCGCGGAGGCGGCGACCTGCAACGCGCTGCAGCTGACCCCGTGCGCGGGGGCCATCATCGGGAGCGCGGCGCCCACGGCGTCGTGCTGCAGCAAGATGAAGGAGCAGCAGCCGTGCATGTGCCAGTACGCGCGCGACCCCAACCTGAAGCAGTACGTCGACTCCCCCAACGGCAAGAAGGTCATGGCCGCCTGCAAGGTGCCCGTGCCATCATGCTAG